The region CCGCTCCTGAAGGTATGCTGGAGCTCGTAATAGGAGGAAGGCATGATCTGGGCAAGAAGGTCTTCGAGAAAGAGCTCTCCCATCCCTCCCCTCAACTTCGGGGCACTCAGAATCTCCTGAAGGCTGGCAATGTCCTTTCCAACATCGAAGACCCTTTTGACCGCTTCGTCCACAGCTCCCAGCTGCTTGTGGACATCCATCATAGCCCTGGTGGTTTCCTCCAACTTGTGGTCCATAGTCTTTGTGGTCGCATCGAGTTTCTGGTCCATAGCCGTTCTAGTGCTGGAGATCTGTTCCATGAGTGCTTTGTTGATGTCGCGGAAGGATCGGGAGGCTTCAGCCAAGCTGTCGAAAAGCTGCCTTCTCAGACCATCCATCTGACCCTGCATGGAGAGAAGAAGCTCTGCCGTCCCGCCTTCCCTTCCCGTCTTTCGACCCTGCCAGATAAGCAGAAAGATGAGGAAAACGATGATTGTCGAAAGAAGGAAGATGATGACAAGAGTCATGTCCATCTGTAATTTTTAATGAATGATGCTTTCAATTATATTACTTGAGTTTCTCGCTAAAGAACGATTCGATCTTGAGGAAAATGGAGTCTTCCACATTCATGGCTTTATAGACCACGTCGTCCGCACCGAGCTTTTTAAGATCATTCCAGGTCTTCCCGTACATCTCCATCTCATCTTTCGATGTATATATGATAACAGGACATTTTTTTGGAGCCTGCTTCAGGAGGTCTCTTCCATCTTCATCTTTAAGAATGAGATCGAGAAGGACGATATCCACCTTCTCTTTGCCGAGGATTTCCAGAGCCTCGTTGACAGTGGTCGCGCAACAAACTCTGTATCTTTTTTCCAGGATCTCCCGAGTGAAGTTAATGAAAAACTCCTGATCTTCCACGAGGAGGATCGTCCTTTTATCCTCTTCTTTTTCTTTTGCAGAAGGTCGAAGAGGAGTTATTTTGAAAGAGAAACCGCATTTCGGGCACTGCACAGTCATGAGGGTCGAATCCGATTCCGATGTCCCTTTTTTCAGATCTTCCTGGATAAGGTGCTTCTTTATGGAGATGATGAACCCGCAGGTGCGACAGGTGATCCTGCCGCCCTTCTCGGGGATCCTCTCCGGATCGAGGTTGTATTTCTCGTCGCATCTCGGGCATATAATGGTTGCTTTCATGGATCACCCCCGACATTCTGTTCAAGATAATCATAAGGGTCAATGCAATCATTCTCCACTCTTATTTCAAAGTGGAGGTGAGGGCCGGTGGCATTTCCGCTCGTCCCTACCTGTGCGATGGTCTCCCCCCGTGAGACCTCATCCCCTTCCTTGACCAGATTGATGGAGTTGTGGGCGTAAACAGTGGAAGTTCCATCCTGGTGATTGATGATGATCATCCTGCCATATCGCTGCTCATGTCCGCTGAAGACGACTATACCATCCCTTGATGCAACAACAGCCGTTCCATAAGGAGCCATGATGTCAATCCCGGAGTGGTAATGACCGTTGCGCCTGGCGCCGAAGCTTGAACCGATCTTCCCTGAAACAGGCCAGGTGAATTTCTCCCCGCTGTAGGAGATGGTCCCCATTTTTCCCGGGATGAGGATCTCAAGCTGTTTCTCCGCGCCAGGGATGAAGATGACCTGCCCTGCCTGGATCTTTGCAGGATCCTTGATGCCGTTGATCTCTGCCAGTTCTTGCACATTAATGCCGTATGTTTTTGCGATCCTGTAAAGGTTTTCGGCTTTTCTGACTATGTGGAAGATACCCCGATTTTTATCGCCCTGCTTTTCTTCGGCTCGTTCCTGCCTTTCTGGTTCATCCGATCTCGTCGCTTCCTCGGGACTTGCGCTTTGCTGCTGTAAGGCTTTGCTCTTTCTCTTCATCTCGTGTGTAGCGCAGGAAGAAGAAAAAAGGAGAGAAGAGATCAAAAAGAGCGTTACACTGTGTTTTCCTGAGAGCATCTTCATGAGCATCATACTCAAGATTCCGATGAACCAGACCAGAAAGATCGGTGAAAACATAAGTATAACATCAAATCAGTCTCAGATGCGGGCTTTTCCAGTATAATGATATGCAAATGTTAGGGAAAGAGATATGGAGTATCATACTGGCAGCGGGTAAATCCGAAAGGATGGGAAGCTGTAAACCCCTGCTCACCATTGCAGGGACGACGTTTATCGAACATCTCTTCACCGCTTTTAAAGATTCTGACATCGGAGAGAACCTGAGAATTATCATCGGATTCCAGGCGGAGAAGATCCTATCCAGCACGTCCATCCCGGAGAGATTTTTTATCTTGAACGAGAACTATGAAGGAGGCCAGTTGTCATCTCTAAAAGTGGGAATAGAAGCACTTAAATATTTGGAGCCAGATGGGATTCTTGTGCATCCCGTGGATCATCCTCTCCTTAAGGTAATAACCATCAATGCTCTGCTTCAGGCTTTCAATGAAAAAGAGAAACTGATCGTTGCGCCACGGTACAGGGGAGAGAGGGGAAGGCCTGTAATTTTTTCCTGGAAGCTCATTCCCGAAATTTTATTGCTTTCTTCTGATTCCAAGCCGAGAGATATCATTTCTAGGCATCAGGAAGAAATGTTCCTTCTTGACGTTGATGATGAGGGGATTCTTCTTGGAATCAACACACCCGAGGATTATCAAAAGGTGTTAAAAAATGCTCAATGAAGTCCTGGAATTTCTTCTCAAATATCTCTTCTCCTGCTTTAAATTTTTAAATGAATCTTGGTCATACATAACTTAATATTTGTGATAAATAAAATATTGCAAAATTGTATCTTTCTGAGATAAGATTCAAAAATGTAAATCTATAATTTTAGATTGGGGGGCTGAATGAAAAGCAATCTTCCCCTGATCGAAGCTTTTGAGGTAACTTCCCGCTCTGAACTCATCCATTACATTGCAAGAGATCTTCCCCTTTTTGAAAAGGTGAAAATTATACCTCAGGGCTTCGAGGTTTTTCAGGGCGTGAAACCTGATATTCTTGCTCTTGATGAAAGCGGGAGAATTGCGTCGATTAAAGCCTGCATGGAAGAAGAAGATCCGCATCTTATAGATCTCTGCAGGGAAGTTAGCTTATTGAATCAGAATTCCGAGTTGATACGAAGCGCCCTGTCGATTCCTTCCATGAACACAGTTTTTCCTGCTAGAGGGATTCTTATAGCACAGACATTCTCTAAAAGGGTGATGGAGGCATGGAAAACGCTCGTTAAAGGGGGAATTTATTTTTATCTTTATAAACCCATCGCATTTGATGGGTATAAGTTTCTCTGGATTGGAAAATTTCCTCTCTCTGATTTCCATGAGGGTGAACATGTTACTCCTCACGGTATGGAACCATCCTTTCTTTCAAGACTTTCGATAGCGAAATTGACGGATGAAGAAGTTGAGGAATTGAAAGGTCTTGGGAAGGAAAGGAGTAAAGAGCAATCATCAAAATTAATAAATTCTTCGGTGAGCAAAGTCATCTAAAGGGTTCAGGTAGTTGATGAACAAATCCAGGCTGGGTCGGAGTTTCTCCGATCTTATAGAGATTCAAGGTCTTCTCGGCGATAGAAGAAGATTAAATCCCCTTCCTGCGTATGAGAAATCCCCTCAGATTGCAAAAAAAATCGGGATAACGAGTGGAAAAGGAGGAACTGGTAAATCCATTCTTGCCTGCAACCTATCGGTTTATCTATCCACCATGGGAAAGAAAGTAACTATCCTGGATGCTGATTTCGGACTCGCTAATGATCACCTTCTTTTCGGACTCTATCCTGATTTAAATATCAGCCATCTTCTTTCAGGATGTGTTAAGGCTGAGGATATCAAAGTGAGATGCAGTGAAGGAGTCTGGCTCATCCCTGGAACTTCCGGAATAGAGTGGATGGCCGATTTAAGCGATATCAGCATTTACAAAGTTGCACAATCATTGGAAGGTATGGAAAGAATTTCAGATTTTATGCTCATCGATACTTCTGCTGGAATATCGAGACATACGCTTCTCCTGCTTCTTA is a window of Acidobacteriota bacterium DNA encoding:
- a CDS encoding response regulator, which translates into the protein MKATIICPRCDEKYNLDPERIPEKGGRITCRTCGFIISIKKHLIQEDLKKGTSESDSTLMTVQCPKCGFSFKITPLRPSAKEKEEDKRTILLVEDQEFFINFTREILEKRYRVCCATTVNEALEILGKEKVDIVLLDLILKDEDGRDLLKQAPKKCPVIIYTSKDEMEMYGKTWNDLKKLGADDVVYKAMNVEDSIFLKIESFFSEKLK
- a CDS encoding LysM peptidoglycan-binding domain-containing M23 family metallopeptidase, encoding MFSPIFLVWFIGILSMMLMKMLSGKHSVTLFLISSLLFSSSCATHEMKRKSKALQQQSASPEEATRSDEPERQERAEEKQGDKNRGIFHIVRKAENLYRIAKTYGINVQELAEINGIKDPAKIQAGQVIFIPGAEKQLEILIPGKMGTISYSGEKFTWPVSGKIGSSFGARRNGHYHSGIDIMAPYGTAVVASRDGIVVFSGHEQRYGRMIIINHQDGTSTVYAHNSINLVKEGDEVSRGETIAQVGTSGNATGPHLHFEIRVENDCIDPYDYLEQNVGGDP
- a CDS encoding P-loop NTPase → MNKSRLGRSFSDLIEIQGLLGDRRRLNPLPAYEKSPQIAKKIGITSGKGGTGKSILACNLSVYLSTMGKKVTILDADFGLANDHLLFGLYPDLNISHLLSGCVKAEDIKVRCSEGVWLIPGTSGIEWMADLSDISIYKVAQSLEGMERISDFMLIDTSAGISRHTLLLLLSCDEIIVVTNANATAITDAYAISKIIFQLKPTARIWIAVNRVKDDRESAAVFQKMNDVCQKFLKKQFLYLGCLQENELVNHSVNLKIPFFIKHPFSTASGEVARMGQTISANGGSSNVGFASEFIHVRIRKIIQGENMRT
- a CDS encoding nucleotidyltransferase family protein; protein product: MLGKEIWSIILAAGKSERMGSCKPLLTIAGTTFIEHLFTAFKDSDIGENLRIIIGFQAEKILSSTSIPERFFILNENYEGGQLSSLKVGIEALKYLEPDGILVHPVDHPLLKVITINALLQAFNEKEKLIVAPRYRGERGRPVIFSWKLIPEILLLSSDSKPRDIISRHQEEMFLLDVDDEGILLGINTPEDYQKVLKNAQ